The Prionailurus bengalensis isolate Pbe53 chromosome B1, Fcat_Pben_1.1_paternal_pri, whole genome shotgun sequence genomic interval aataaaCGTTGGAGTTATCCCTCTAAGTCTTTTTAAATAGATCTTTCATATGTGAAAACAATTTGCTGTATTATGAACACATTATGTTGAAAAGTCCATACTTATGAAGACCAAAGTGGATAGCTATCTAGGCAATTCAGAAAAAGGTGAAACAGGTCTTGAAATCTCCAAAACTTGATTTCAGTTTGATCTGTGGATTCACCTATGAAAGGGAGTAAATGAGAAATACCTCAATGAGTGTTTTACTCAGTAGTCTTCACCTgactgaaaataatttcttaaccAAGATCagtaaaagattttctttctcttttcactcaGTTATGAGTGTTCAAAAGACAAGAGGTTAATTCATCATAAATGACAGTTATAGCTGAATCATGGACTCAAACAaagattcttttccttctttccaggaGGAACGCCAGAATAAAATCCACTCCGTTTTCCAGCCACAGCCTCTAGTCTATCCTTATGCTGAGCCCATTCCTTACCCTGTTCTTCCACAGAACATCCTTCCCCTTGCTCAGCCTGCTATGGTGCTGCCTTTCCTTCAGCCTGAAATAATGGAAATCCCCAAAGTTAAGGAGACCATCTTTCCCAGGCACAAAGTGATGCCCATTCTGAAATCTCCAGTAGTGCCCTCTTTGGACAGCCAAATCGTGAATCTCCCTGATCTTGAAAGTCTGCActtgcctctgcctctgcctctgtctctactCCAGCCCCTGATGCACCAGATCCCCCAGCCTCTTCCTCAGACTACCATGCTAACTCCTCAGCCACTGCTGTCCATCCCACAGCCCAAAGTCATGCCTTTTCCCCAGCAAATTGTGCCCTACCTCCAGAGAGACATGCCCGTGCAAACCCTACTGCTGTACCAGGATGCCACCCGTGAGGCCCAACCTGTGACTGCCCCAGCTTACAATCCCGTTATTGTAAGTCCAAACTTAATAATTCTGCTGTCTCACTTATGACCTGAATATAGTGATAGAGGAAATGAGAGCTCtacaatgaaagaataaatgaataatgaatagatctaatttttttttttttcaacgtttatttatttttgggacagagagagacagagcatgaatggggaaggggcagagagagagggagacacagaatcggaaacaggctccaggctccgagccatcagcccagagcccgacgcggggctcgaactcacgggacgcgagatcgtgacctggctgaagtcggacgcttaaccgactgcgccacccaggcgccccagaatagaTCTAAACTGCACATTGTTTAGATCAATGATTCTCAACCCTAGCAACACAATAGTACTATCTGTAGGACTGTTTCTTTCCAAAATCCCAATGTCTAGGCCTACCCACATAGATTCTGATATAATTGTTCTGATCTTCGATGTAGAAGATACCATCGGGAACAAATTATtttggagattctgatttaatcGATCTGTTGAGAATTTAGGTAGAGGATTAAGGTTTATTAAAACTGGAATTAAATCTGATAATCTGATTGGGCTTGGAAtaaaaaaggtttattattttctacaattttgaagttttccttgtGCACATCTATTCTGCAGGTGCAGAATTTTTTCACATCttgttttgatatatgtacatatgagGGTAAATAATTGAGATGCTTATTTTATCACTCCGAATTCTTAGGAAAAGCATCTGTTTCTTTGcataaatgtgaattttttatttaattattttgctttctttaatttttttttttaatttttaaggtctAAGAGAATTTCAAAGTTAATGTCCCCTCCTTACTTTTGGTAAGTTTTGGGAGTTTGCAGATTAGactgattattttcattaatatctttttatatttcattctgCTGTCTAAGTCCAAGATAGTGACAAACTTTATCAATATGCCTACTTATTTATTAATGATAAAAGCATCATGGATGTCTCAACGGTTGATCATTATCTACTGACCtgatattttgtatcttttttatttcaaagaatttaaaagtttCATTATGTGCTATAGACAGTTTTGACTGGTTTGTGTTCAAGTGCCTATATTCTGATGTTTGATTatcagcatttttataaaaactgaaaataatttcttctacttttatgtgaatatatttgagatttttttgaaGATCTCTTTCATTCTCATTTCTAACTTAGGCGTTGTAACTTCAATTGTTTTTATCTCACTTAAAATTTACATATCATCCTTTAATTcatgaatcaaaataaaatgaatttttccagGTGTGAGgtttaaaaaagggagagaatataGCTCTGGgattcttaaaatatgaatatttctgCAATCATGGTAGACTAGTCTAGTCTAGTCTAAGTATCAGTGGGCTGATATTTAATCATATCGGAATTTTTATATGCCTCCTCGGTAGACCTCAATATTTTGCACTTGTAACAAAATTTCTCTTACAAATTAATCACACCAAAATTACAAATGAGGAGGGATGAATAGTTATGTCATATAACATAACTAGttctatatttgctttatattctaCAGAATTGACTGCAACTGGAAATGTGACATCCTTTCAATCTTTACATCGTTACCAAAAGTGAATAATTTTGAATCtacatggaaaaaatgaaaatttattcttttatttatttatgtattgtatgTTATTCATCTTAATTTGAATTTGCTCATAAACtctacattttccaaattttaattcACTAATACCATAGAAGTTTAATTTTGAGTTGGAAATACCATAAGTATgtgaaaaatatgtgtaaaaatagTTTCTGGAATTGTGCTTGTTATTTGAGACTCTATTTCCTAACCAGTCATTTCAATAAATTAATCCTTTAGGCATATTTAAGTTTTCCtgtctttattataattttttaagccTTAATTACCCTTAAGATTGTTATTAATTTAAGATTTTGGTGTTAAGAggcaagtgggtggctcagttggttaagtgtcagacttgatttcagctcaggtcatgatctcatggtttgtgaaattgagccccctgtcaggctctgccttgacagtGGAGTcgatttgggattctttctctctctctctctctgctcctttcctgctcatgagcgcacatgccctctctctctttctctcaaaaccaaataaaacacaacaaaacaaggATTATTGGTGTTAAAAATAGCCGTGGGAAAATTGAAATTGAATAGAATGCTTTGAGTTGAATGGTAAAGAATATCAAAAAGTGGAGGAAAGGATAGGGTGATCATACCCTATTTTGGTTCTGGAAAGTCTTGGTTTACACCTAGTGTCACAGTTAAACTAGTACACCTGTGACTTTCACTATCTAAAGTAACCAACATCGAATGTTAAATGTTATAGTCACTCTAAGCAAAAAAACACTTCAAATGAGAAAGCTGATTCACAGCTCTGCTGTTAATGCTAGCTAAGTGGGGCTGTGAAAGTCCTTCAGAGCTtcaatttccacatctgtaaaataggcaACTCAAAGgtttttaatgaagttttaatCTGATCAGTGTACTGCACTGTTACAGGATAATTGTTCTGTATGGTTCCACATTACTGACTTCATTTACACCAGAGAAGCAAGAGCCAGTATCACAGTCAGAATGAGCTGGGTTACATGGTTTGGGCCAGTAATGCCCAAGAAAGTAAGACTTATATGAAGGTCTGATATCCACTTTCTCTGATGGCAGAGTAATTGTTTCATTGCAATGAATTTTTCCTTTACCAACAACTACACTTGTACGCTCAATTCCATCCCTTTTAGTTTACCCAGTGACTCATTAGCAATTGTTTTCCTTACCTAAGGATCAAATGTAAGTCAAACTTATGCtatatctttcatttttaaagaaaattccatcTTGTAACAATATACCTCCAAACTCCTCCCAGTTCTTTAGACTACTCTGTGACAATTATGATAGAAGAACTATCCATACTGAATACGTTATAGTCTCATTAACCTGCCCCCGTCAAGGTTTTGTCCCTCTAGAAATCACTTTTTTCCTAGGTTGCCAACAGCTTTCTTCTTGCTACTCTTGTGTTCATTTTACCCAACCTCGCAGAAGTGTTTAGTAGAGTTgatcattgctttttttttttaaatatcatacttCTCTTCATTTGAAATCTTAAACTCATCAAacccttgctttctttcttaactCACTAGcctttatttatgtacttattttttttgcaGTCTCCTTTCCGGCATTTCTCTTTCCAAACTTTAAGGGTTGGAGTACCCTAAGGGTTAGCCTTAGTCTGGCTGATATGTTTAGTTCCATGGCTTTAAGTCCATCCATAGGTTGAAATCTTCTAAATGTACATCTTCAAAAGCATTCTTTGCTGAGCTCCAAATTCATGCACTCAACTTGCCTTTTTGGTCTCCACAcctaattatataattaatatctcAAATCTGGCATGGACAATCATAACTCTTCATCTGGATCCAGTCTCTGACTTGCTCAAATTTCACTGGGCATATTTCAGTAAGATAAAAAAAGTGATACACTAGTACAAAGGAAACAGACTTACTTGAATAAGCACTTCACCAAAAGAAGGTTTCTTAATAGCCAATAAACATATTAATAGGTACTCAAAATCACCAGTtctcaggaaaatacaaattaaaagctACCATGCAATATCACGATACAGCCACCtgaatgattaaaatgaaaaaagaaatttggccATATCTAGTGTTGGCAAAAAACAAACTATAGGAATGCTAAGCAATGTTGATGTAAATGTAAACTGGCATGAGCATCTTGGAAACCTGTGTCAGTCTTTGTCAAAGATAAACATCTTTATATCTTATGACTAGAGATTTTAACCTTAagtatatacccaacagaaatacatatatatgtgtgtgtgtgtgtatttacactaaaaatgcatatatatacgtatgCACTAAAAATATGTACCCAATGTTCCTAGCACCTTGTTCTTAATATCCAAAATTCAAATCAACACTAATGGGAATCAACACTATTTTGTATAAATTGTGATATACAAAGAACGGAACATTGCAATTAACATGAATGAACTACTACTACATGGcacaacatgaatgaattttATATAAGGAAGACTGGATGATAGTAGACAGACACcccataaatattatatattggaATCTACAAAATATTGATTTCTAGTGCAACAAGTTAGGATAGTAGTTATCTGAGGGGAGGCAGAACTTGATAGGGAACATTAAGTGGTGCTCTCAGATGCTTAGTGATATTCTTTTCCTTAATCTGGATGATGAGTTCTTTGTGATAATACATTTTGATGTGTGTGCTTTTCTATATGGCtgtttattgctttaaaaatttaaatgtatattaaatgtaaaatcatgtatttctttattagtGTCTTGCCTACCTTCTTTTTCCCTAAAAGTGGGGATTTCTCTGGTGCAGAATCACCTCTTTGCCTCTGGACTTAAATACCATTCCATTCTATGGCAATAGACCTGGTGTCCTCCAAAGCTATGGAGTGGCTGCATAATGATACTGTAAAATGTGTTTTAGACCCTACTAtggtgaaatttgaaaaatggaatGCAGGAGATGGGAGAGAACTTGCAGATTaattcctgcttttttttccctctgtataTTATTCAGTGGTGTGGTTCTTTGCAGCCTCTGTTAATTACATAATAATCATGTGAAGTTTTTTATTGCTTGCTGAAAGGATTTAGAGGACTCAGTTTCCACtgtaataaaaacagatttattaCAGGGAAAAACAGAAGACAGCAACACAGGGAAAGGATGTGCAGTGAAAAAGTGCTAAGATCTGGGGAGCAACTTATTTGTCCTTCCACTGCTTGATACAGGATATGCTTTATCTCCAGATCTTAAACTACTAATGGAGGCTGTGCAAAGCATCTCAGTACCAGGAAGCTCAAAACCACTTGTCGTGAGGGTCTTTTACAAAAAACTTGTCCTGCAGGCACATTTTGGCTACATGACTAGTCATACCTGTTGAAAACCAGCCCCATTTCACTCCCCAACTCCTAGATTCCACTGAAACCTGGTGTAAACCAGATGCAATTATTATTAAACAATCCTGACAGGCTGATGTATCCTGCCCAAAGCAACTCACAGACATATCTCTATGGTATCATTTGCCTTTCGTTATTAAATACCATAGTGTTGGCCAACAGCCAGTGACTCTAGAGATAAGCATACAGTCATCCAGACCAACTGGGATTAATCAGTGTTATACACAGTATTTCTGGAGAAAACTTTTGTGCTGATGAAGCATACCTGCTGAATAGCCTTCAACTTGTAGTGAAGTGGTGCTTGAATTGCTTTGCATCTTTATTCACTTCCATTTACTTAAGgtgcatatatttacataatttataattGCTTCCAAGCAAACTCTTCTTATAAGAAAAGGCAAACTTGgtcacagacatacacagaggaAATATAGCTGTGTGAAGATGAACACAGAAATTGGGGTTAAATAGTTACAAGATGCAGCCACAAGttaaggaatgccaaggattgccaacagccaccagaagctggaaagagacaaggaaggatctCCAGGGCCTTCAGAGGAAGCATGGCCATACCAACACGCATTGATTTCAGACCTCTAGACACCAGACTAGGAGAAGATAAGTTTCTGCTATTTTAAGGCACCCAGTTTGTGTTCCATTGTTATATAgcaggaaactaatataatgagGCATACAGATTTTGGTTACTGCTGttcagaaattatttgaaaagctttgacagaattatttcaaaaatggAGAACCGAAAAATTTCTGCATTACTGAAATTATGGAAAGCAAAGTTTGCAAATGGGAAGACTTGGAATCGAGCCCCCCcagggaagaaaaaagtttttaaacgaTGAAAGCCCGAAGAATGTCCGAGACTTAATTCTCAACTTCTACAATTGCAATTTGGTGTATCTTAGTGTGTAGGAAGAAgattttagtgaaaaaaaaaaagtgagcataGGG includes:
- the CSN2 gene encoding beta-casein, with amino-acid sequence MKVLILACLVALALAREKEELTVSTETVESLSSSEESITHINKQKLENLKREEQQQRQEERQNKIHSVFQPQPLVYPYAEPIPYPVLPQNILPLAQPAMVLPFLQPEIMEIPKVKETIFPRHKVMPILKSPVVPSLDSQIVNLPDLESLHLPLPLPLSLLQPLMHQIPQPLPQTTMLTPQPLLSIPQPKVMPFPQQIVPYLQRDMPVQTLLLYQDATREAQPVTAPAYNPVIAL